The following nucleotide sequence is from Mustelus asterias unplaced genomic scaffold, sMusAst1.hap1.1 HAP1_SCAFFOLD_76, whole genome shotgun sequence.
TGATTGGCCGCTGCTCTATTCACCTCATTTGCCTATATTCTTCACCAATCAGCTCACTGGAAACAGAAGAGGGCGGGATTTCCCCACAACAACCGGTCGAAGCAGAGAATTTGTCCATTTCCAAAAGCCCGCCAATTTCATTGTGGGAAAGGAGCGAATTCAAATCAATGTCGTCCTTAGTCAGAGATTTCAATCCCTTCTattgatttgcttttattcagctcTTCCCGTCACCAATCGCAGGCGCGGCTAtaacattttctttcaatgtgCTTCATTCTCCTATCGCTTTCTAACTGTCCCGGGCGGGAATCAATCCCTGTTCACAGCATTCCCAGAAGGAAAACACTCCGTTTCGTCTTCAATCAGAACCCAGTGTCTTTCACTGAAAACAGGGAGTCGGATCGAGTCCTCACACTGTCCTTATTCCGCTCTGTAATAATCCCACTCCGGACTGTTACCCTGCGGAGAATTACTGTGAATAAAATGATGAATCAATGAACATTTCAGGAATTGAGAGAAGGGACCGTTACAGCTAAAAACAGCCGCTAATGAGGTCATTTAGGAGCTGTGAAAATAACAGAATAACAGCTTTCAGCACAAAGTGAAGGCAGCTGAGTGAATTCTGGGTCAGTGTTTGGATTACAGGACAGGAGACACAAACAGCAGTGGAAGTTATTCGATTTTACATTCTTATCATCGAACAGGAAGGTGCCGGTACAGCTTTTTCACAGAGATTGtgggtggctcttaaaagagccgttgtgttTGGGATGTTTTTTCAGTCCATGGGAcgttttacttggagctggtgtacttggtcaccgcctttgtcccttccgacacggcgtgcttggccagttccccgggcagcagcaggcgcacggcggtctggatctcccgggagctgatggtgctgcgcttgttgtaatgggccaggcgggaagcctcacccgcgatgcgctcgaaaatatcgttcacgaacgagttcatgatgctcatggccttggaggagatgccggtgtcggggtgaacctgcttcatcactttgtagatgtagatggagtaactctccttcctcgACTTTCGCCGCTTCTTGCCGCCCTTTATTACCGGTTAGTTAATCACTTTCTTCGCCCCCTTCTTGGGAGCTGGTTTCGATGTTGGTTTCTTCTCATCAGCCATCTTCAATTTCACACAGAAATAAAGCAAACCCCTTCCGCGCGCTGATTAAATAGACAGTCCCACAGAACTATGCTAATGAGGAATTGGGAAAGcaatgattgtgattggacattttgaaagttattacagTCACTTATCAGGGGTTCATTTGAGTGAATATGTCAAtagaccaatcagattgaagccTTTCCGCCAATCACAAGCCTCCTTACTACAGTCAGGAAATACATTTGACAAAGAATCTCTCCAGGACCAGTTTTTCAGATGCACCGGGAAATGTCGCCTGGCTGTCGGTGTGAGGGACCCTTCTCCTCAGAAGGACTGTGCGGGAGTGTGGGTTCCTTCCGGAACAGTGAATCtctgggaatgtgtgtgagtgtgggatttactcactctatgatgcagtgtgtgagtgtaggatttactcactctctgatacagtgtgagtgtgggatttactcactctctgatacagagtgtgagtgtgggatttactcactctctgatacagtgtgagtgtgggatttactcactctctgataccgtgtgtgagtgtgggatttactcactctgatacagtgtgagagtgtgggatttactcactctgatacagggtgtgtgtgtgtgggatttactcactctctgatacagtgtgtgtgtgtgtgggatttactcactctctgatacagtgtgtgtgtgtgggatttactcactctctgatacagtgtgtgattgtgggatttactcactctgatacagtgtgtgtgtgtgtgggatttactcactctctgatacagtgtgtgagtgtgggatttactcactctctgatacagtgtgtgtgtgtgggatttactcactatctgatacagtgtgtgtgggatttactcagtctctgatacagtgtgtgagtgtgggatttactcactctctgctacagtgtgtgtgtgtgggatttagtcactctctgatacagtgtgagagtgtgggatttactcactctctgacacagtgtcagtgtgggatttactcactctatgatacagtgtgtgagcgtgggatttactcactctgatacagtgtgagagtgtggtatttactcactctgatacagtgtgtgtgtgtgggggatttactcactctctgatacagtgtgtgtgtgtgggatttactcactctctgatacagtgtgtgtgtgtgggatttactcactctctgatacagtgtgtgagtgtgggatttactcactctgatacagtgtgtgtgtgtgtgtgatttactcactctctgatacagtgtgtgagtgtgggattttctcactctctgatacagtgtgtgtgtgtgggatttactcactctctgatacagtgtgagagtgtgggatttactcactctctgatacagtgtgtgtgggatttactcactctctgatacagtgtgtgagtgtgggatttactcactatcTGATACTTTGTGAGTGTGggctttactcactctctgatacagtgtgagtgtgggatttactcactctctgatacagtttgtgtgtgtgggatttagtcactctctgacacagtgtgtgagtgtgggatttactcactctctgatacagtgtgtttgtgtgggatttactcactctctgatacagtgtgtgtgtgggatttactcactctgatacagtgtgtgtgtgtgggatttagtcactctctgacacaatgtgtgagtgtgagatttactcactctgattcagtgtgtttgtgtgggattTACGCACTCTCTGATGCTGTCTGTGCGATTTATTTTATCATTCTCAGTACCTTGGAATCTTTCAAACCAATTCTGCATCTGATTATCCTCTGTGCTGTCTGGGAGAGTGGGATTCAATCTGTCAGTCGGTGGTACTCTTTCTGAGAGTGGGATTAATTCTGTCAATTGGTGATACTCTATGTGAGAGTGGGATTCATAATTTCACATGGTGGTACTGTATGTGACATTGGGGGTACTGTATGTGACATTGGGATTAATTCTGTCAGTCGGTGGTGCTGTGTGTGACATTGGGATTAATTCTGTCAGTCGGTGGTGCTTTGTGTGAGAGTGGGATTAATTCTGTAAATCGGTGGTGCTGTGTGCGAGAGTGGGATTAATTCTGTCAGTCGGTGGTGCTGTATGAGAGATTGGGATTAATTCTGTTAGTTAATGgtggtgtctgtgagagtgtaatTAGAACTGGGCCCTATTCctgtgaattaataaaaaaactcATCTCCTGCAGCCACCAGTGATCACTGACCCTCTGGATGTTTGTCCAGGATTTACATCCTGAATTTGGAAAATGATGTTTGAATCCAAGCAAACCACAGCAGCTCCTCAGAATTAAAAGAAGGAAACTGAACCCAAACTTGTGAATTGCTCATTTCAGAAGTTGAATCAAATGAAAACACTTATATTTCAATCGGAGAATTGGATTGGGGACCAGACAGCTCAGGACAACTAAATCTGAGAATGGAAAGGGTAATGAAGAAGAGAATTGGAGCTGACTGCAGTGGGATAGATCCTAAGATACAACAAAGGATTGATTAAAGCTGTTTTGTAACAGTGTTGCTGAATGAAGCTGATGTCGAGTTATCAATATTGTTTTTGAAACAAGCTGTCAGCAGCATTGCCTTAGACAATGAACCCTGCGAAGCATTGATTTTGAGGGGATATGATTGGTGTTTATGAAGGGAACACATTCTTTCCGTGTGGATCGATTATTTTAGTTTGATGGGCACGAGAGACACAGAAAAAGGAGAAATTAACagaaaagagaaataaaaacaaGGCTCTAGGGACGTGATGGGTGAGTGGGAGTAGCTGAGTTGCTTTTGAATAGGGTAGGTACAGATCAATGGGCAGACTGGTCTCTTTGTGTGCTTTACCCATTCTATAACTGCTAAACAAAAAAGAGACAGCCTGTTGAAGCTTCTGATTTTGCACTCAAaagaacaaatgcaagaatgccaaatgtcAAAGGGaggaacaagtgctggaaaaaaagGATGCTGATCGTTGACAAGTGAACTCTAATTGGTCAAGACGTTGTCATGGGGAGGGCACAAAGAAAACTTAGCCCTGTATATTTCTGTTCAATTCAACATAGGCACAATGCCTGGACACGTTCTAATTTTAATTCTAATTTTTGCCTTGTATTAAATCACTTTCTGTGTGAGCACAATTGTGGAGGATCATGCATCTTTTCATCTAACACGCCATTGTTAAGTAAAGGTAAGTGTAATTCACATTTTAATAATCAAATTGATGCCTTCATCATTCACTCTGTTTGGGAGAACTTTATACTTGAATGTTGAACTCAGTTTGACTGAGAATTATTACAATTTCTACCCTCCGCGTATAAGTCAGGTATGTGATCTGTATCTCAGTTTGCACCAATTTATATGTATCCTTATTacaataatcagtgtgtgtctcagatTATACTATCATTCAGTTCTATCTGGTATTCAATTGAATTGCAACTAAGGCTACAATATTGTAGgactgacacactgacaatcTGATAGCGGGTGAGAATTTGGACTGGGATTTATGTATCTACCTGTCAGTGGTACTGACTTGGGATGACATGgaaacaatgtctgtctctcctgctctgatTGATTGTTGGATTGAAAATGTGTCTCTGCAACCGGTTCTGCTGcctgagactgtggaactgatgcacTCTGAGAGAGAACAGACATACTGTGTGTGAGGAGCTCGCTGCACTGTTCATTGCGACTCAGGTGAGGAAACTTCAAACTAACCTTGATTGATTCAATGATTTGCCAGTCAGGAATAATTTACTCATTGTAGCCCAATTACAGGTGAGGGAATAATACACAGCCCTTTTTCAATTTGATttactgttgtcacatgtattggcatactgtgaaaagtatttttttttgtgcgctatacaagcaaagcataccattcatagagtacatggggagaaagaaatgacagagtgcagaatgtagtgttacattcataactagtctgtagcgaaagatcaatataaggcaggtccattcaaaagtctgatggcagcagggaagatgcggttcttgagttggttggtacatgatctcagacatttgtatctttttcctgctggaagaaggtggaagagagtatgtccggggtgcgtgggggtctttgatgatgctggctgcttttctgacgtgatgggaagtgcagacggagtcaatggatgggagggtggtttgtgtgatggactgggctactatAAGAACTGTTCGTAGTGTTAGGCGGTCTtggtaagagcaggagccataccaagctgagatacatctggaaagggtattttctttggtgcatctgtaaaacctggtgagagtcagagcggaaatgctgaatttcctcagtctcctgagaaattagaggtcttacttaactatagtgtcagggtggaaggaccaggacaagttATAGGTGATCTCAACacccagaaacctgaagctctcaacaatttccatttcatccccattgatgtagacaggggcatgtcatccactatgcttcctgaagttaatgacaaTCCCCTTTGTctggttgacattgagggagagattattgccgtctCACTAatttaccagattctctgtctcattcctgtagtccgtctcatcattgtttgagctccgatccactatggtggtatcatcagcaaacttgaaaatagatttgaagcggaatttggccacacagtcataaggggAGAAGGAGCATCGTAAGGGGttgaggatacagccttgtggggcactggtgttgagaataATCGTGGAGAAGGTGTCGTTGCTTATCTTTActaattgcggtctgtgggttaggaagtctaggatccagtcacagagggaggagccaaacccgagccatggagtttgaagatgggttttgtgggaataatggtgttgaaggctgagctgtaatcaataaatgggAATCTGACATGAGTCTttattatccaggtgttccagggttgagtgtacggTCAGGAAGATGGCATCGacagtggacctgttgtggcagtaggtgaactgtagtggatccaggcaatctgggaggctggagttgatccgtgccatgactaacctttcgaagcacttcataatgatggatgtcagagctaccagGCAATAGTCATGAAGGCActatgcctggcttttctttggtacacgGATgatgtcatcttcttgaagcagatagggacctcagattggtggaaggagaggttaaagatgtctgcgaatacccctgccagctggtccacgcaggatccGAGTGCCTGTCcccgtaccccatccaggccagtcgcttgccgtgggttgactttcaagaaggctgatctgaagtctgtgatggtgacctcggatacaggttcggcCAAGGCTTTCAGAGTGGAGGGCAtcctctctcttcctcaaaacagacatagaatgcattgagctcatcagggagaggggCATTGTCGCTGGCAATTCTACATTCCTTCATctggtagcctgttatgtctttcaGACCTTACCATAAACGGTGGGAGTACATGTGGCGAGCcaaggactctagcttggtccggtactggcacttggcatctttgatggttcccTGTaaatcatatctggatttctttacAGTTCAGGGTCCCCTGACTGGAACCCCTCGGAcctggacttcaggaagcagtggatatccctgttcatccatgctttccggttgggaaaaacatggatttgcttctttggctcaGTCTTCTATGcaattactaatgaagtcagttactgtagtgacgtaCTCATTCAGGGtgcttgcagagtttttaaatattgaccagtgcattgactcgaagcagtcacgtaggagatcatccgattcctcagaccaacaatgCGTGACTTTCTTTAAtcggattctcctgcttcagttttttgcttgtaagctgggagcaggagcacagccttgtgatctgatttgccaaagtttgGGCGGGTGATAGAACGATAGGCATGTTTGACTTTTGTGTAACAGTGGtcgaggatgtttgggcctctggtgggacaGGTGACATGTTGGTAGTACCTTGGTAAGACACTCTTGAGATTGGCCTGGTTGAAGTCCCCGGcctcgatgaacaaggcctcgggatattTTGTCTCAAGGCTGTTTGTGGTGGTAGATATTTCATCCAGCGCGACCTTCATGTCTGCCTGGGGTggaatgtaaactgctgtcaggataacagaggtgaactcccgtggAAGGTTGTCGGGGCAGCATttcagcgtcaggtattctaggtccgaggagcagaaactcgccagtgttgtGACATCGGAGCACcaagaggtgttgattagaaggcagacgCCACCTGCGCAAGCCTTATctgaggccgctgtacggtccattcggTGGATGGAGAAGCCCTGaggttgtagggcactgtccggtgaagcaggtgTGGTCtgtgtctccgtgaaacagagcacacagcagtctctcagttccctttgaaaagtgagtctggTTTTAAGTTCATCGAGATTGTGTTCCAGAGATTGAacatttgccaggagtaagctggggaggggggccttggaACCACATTGTTTCAGTCTCACCTGCAAGCCTGCGCGTTTCCCACGCTTCCTGGGGTGGCTGCTTCCTGTCGTGCCTGTGAGACGGTGTTTAGTCTGTGGGATCAAGGGTGTAGCTGTATCCTGTTTCCGCTTTGGTTGGTGTGTGGGTGGAGGATTTGTTGCCATGGTCACGGTTCCTGCGTCGGCAGTCGGGTCTGAGCGGTCGGGAGTTCCGGGTCGCTGTCGGGCTGCGGTTTGAGTTTGGACGGTGttcacaccacactccggcatggACGGGTTGAAGGCCGGTTAGTGGATGGGGTCTCTGGAGTCACAGCTGGGTCCACGTGTTCGGGTTCTCCGGGTCACCGCCAGGTCAGGGTCTTCCTTCCGAGGTCAGAGGATCTCTGGCCTTGCAAataaatttaaaagagcagttTTAGTAATTTATAAATCTCACTACATAATCATAATGAACAGCCACAAAGGAACCCCAGTGATACAAACATTGTCAATGTGTGACTGCAGTCCTTAGTGTCTGCGTACGAGATGCATGATCAGTGGCGGTAGGCGCTACAACAATTCAATGACATTCAGATAGAACTGAAACCCTGCACTGCTCCATGAATGGGATAACCGGATGGAGCAGGGACATTTGTAATGTTCATGTTTCCATTCATTGCTCCGGTGTGATTAACCAGATCGTAATCAAAACCAAACAGTCTCTGTTTAAAATGTGTCCATCCTCGTTCTCACCTGGTGCCTGCAAGAGCTGCTCTTTGTCTAACTCCccacatcctgactgtctgcctctgCTTCCAATCTTCACTGTCCAATAACAACAAACCAGGGGAGACTGGAATTAGAGTCATTAccgtatggaaggaggccattcgccacatccagtccatgctggttctccgtggagcaatccagtcagtcccattctcctgctctatccccatcgcccgacaagtttatttccctcaaatgtCCCTCCAAATTCCTCTTTGAAATAATTCATCATCTCGGCTTCCAACCTCAGAGACAGCAACTTCCAGGTTGTCACTCGCTGCATGAGAAGTTCTTCCACACATCCCCCCAGTGTGTCTTCCAAAACCTTCAACTTGTGCCCCCTAGTCCTTATACTATCAGTGAATGGaatcagcttttctttgtctacctgaACCACACCAGCCATAAtcctgtccacctctatcagaCCTCTCTCTCAATCTGCCTTGCTCCAAAAAGATCAACCCCAGCTTCTGTAACCTAACTTTGTGGCTAAAATCCCTCATTGCTGAAACCattctggtcaatctcctctgcacccgctgaaCCACCGTCACATGTTTCCTCAAGTGTGCTGAGCAGAACTGGACTCAATGCTTCAGCTGTGATCCAATCAGAGTTTTCTAAAGGCTCAGCATAACTTGCATGATTCTGTACTCAATGCCTGTGTCCTCATGGAGAGGGTCACTCATGTGGACGAGGAGGGTTTGAACTAAACTG
It contains:
- the LOC144483577 gene encoding uncharacterized protein LOC144483577, with translation MPECGVNTVQTQTAARQRPGTPDRSDPTADAGTVTMATNPPPTHQPKRKQDTATPLIPQTKHRLTGTTGSSHPRKRGKRAGLQVRLKQCGSKAPLPSLLLANVQSLEHNLDELKTRLTFQRELRDCCVLCFTETQTTPASPDSALQPQGFSIHRMDRTAASDKACAGGVCLLINTSWCSDVTTLASFCSSDLEYLTLKCCPDNLPREFTSVILTAVYIPPQADMKVALDEISTTTNSLETKYPEALFIEAGDFNQANLKSVLPRYYQHVTCPTRGPNILDHCYTKVKHAYRSITRPNFGKSDHKAVLLLPAYKQKTEAGESD